A stretch of Sebastes fasciatus isolate fSebFas1 chromosome 19, fSebFas1.pri, whole genome shotgun sequence DNA encodes these proteins:
- the wdr91 gene encoding WD repeat-containing protein 91 has translation MGSAVERTDEHVREYLIYRGFTSTLKHLDTEVKADKEKGFRVDKIIDQLQQFVHSFDLFGLKEYWLYLDRRLFCRLEDVYRSTVNKLRTSLYRYYVINTIQKGNLERTQEFFQKQALELQSQVEWRDWFILPFIPTPEQNPAFSPYFSRQWSDTFLVSLHNFLSVLFQCMPQPVLLSFDAEVQKMTSVTEENEQLRQLLFALQTESRDQREVDEMVHHKLPVYVQNMDRLGDTELDLVSSQRPVSTTTTPSRNFFSTFLPQARRTPGKPAQFSSGSSPSQVAVGRKDLSSNPPAKSKEAVQAKEVKPVSSQASTSEPASSQSTNHSTNQSTNQPTNQPTYPRHKRIQDHEKDRKELFSKPPPQTPEKKGEAGETELLAETSSEPPASCSNSKNCGGGEEGGGLSVEQPFIKLSQEEYAEHHSSIMHCRVDCSGRRVASLDVDGVIKVWSFNPIMQTKATIMSKSPLLSLEWATKPDRLLLLGSGVGTVRLYDTDAKKNLYEMNIDETHPRILSLACSPSGSSFVCTAAALSRSGNGEPGSRLPIPVSGKLLLWDTKTVKQQLQFSLEPEPVAINCTAFNHNGNLLVTGAADGVIRLFDMQRYESAMSWRAHDGEVYSVEFSYDENTVFSIGEDGKFIQWNIHRCGVKQSEQALPQDATGPFVLSGYSGYRQVQVPRGRLFAFDSEGQHILTCSSNGGQIYRQTNGEPALESVLSLGGHKAPVVTVDWCSAVDCGTCLTASMDGKIKLSTLLAQKS, from the exons ATGGGGTCAGCAGTAGAGAGGACAGACGAGCATGTGAGAGAGTATCTGATCTACCGCGGCTTCACCAGCACTCTGAAACACCTGGACACCGAGGTCAAAGCCGACAAGGAGAAAGGCTTCAGG GTGGATAAGATCATCGATCAGCTGCAGCAGTTTGTCCACAGCTTCGACTTGTTTGGTCTAAAGGAGTACTGGCTTTACCTGGACAGACGTCTGTTCTGCAGACTGGAGGATGTTTACAGATCAACAGTCAACAAGCTGAGAACCAGCCTGTACAGATACTACGTCATCAACACCATCCAG AAAGGAAACCTGGAGAGGACTCAGGAGTTTTTCCAGAAGCAGGCGTTAGAGCTGCAGAGTCAGGTCGAGTGGCGTGATTGGTTTATCCTGCCGTTCATCCCCACGCCCGAGCAGAACCCCGCCTTCTCTCCGTACTTCTCCCGCCAGTGGTCTGACACCTTCCTGGTTTCACTGCACAACTTCTTGTCGGTCCTCTTCCAGTGTATGC CCCAGCCGGTCCTGTTGAGTTTTGATGCCGAAGTCCAGAAGATGACGAGCGTGACAGAAGAGAACGAACAGCTCCGCCAGCTG CTGTTTGCCCTGCAGACGGAGAGTCGGGACCAGAGGGAGGTAGACGAGATGGTCCACCACAAGCTGCCGGTGTACGTCCAGAACATGGACCGTCTGGGAGACACTGAGCT AGACTTGGTGTCGAGCCAGCGCCCTGtcagcaccaccaccactcctTCCAGAAACTTCTTCTCTACATTCCTGCCGCAGGCCAGACGCACTCCGGGGAAACCCGCTCAGTTCAGCTCTGGGTCCTCGCCAAGCCAGGTAGCGGTGGGCAGGAAAGACCTATCGAGCAATCCG CCTGCAAAGTCAAAAGAGGCAGTCCAAGCCAAGGAGGTGAAGCCAGTGTCCAGCCAGGCATCAACCAGTGAACCCGCGAGCTCCCAGTCGACAAACCACTCGACAAACCAGTCAACAAACCAACCTACAAACCAGCCAACATATCCCAGACACAAGAGAATCCAGGACCATGAGAAAGACAGGAAGGAGCTTTTCTCCAAACCACCACCGCAG ACACCAGAGAAGAAAGGGGAGGCGGGAGAGACGGAGCTTCTTGCCGAGACCTCCAGCGAACCTCCCGCCTCCTGCTCGAACAGCAAGAACtgcggaggaggagaagaaggaggaggtcTTTCAGTGGAACAGCCTTTCATCAAACTCAGCCAGGAGGAGTACGCAGAACACCACTCCTCCATTATGCACTGCAG GGTTGACTGTTCCGGTCGCCGGGTTGCCAGTTTGGACGTAGACGGAGTCATCAAG gTGTGGTCATTCAACCCCATCATGCAGACCAAAGCCACCATTATGTCCAagtctcctctgctgtctctggAGTGGGCCACCAAACCAGACCGACTG TTGTTACTAGGCAGCGGTGTTGGCACAGTGCGGCTGTACGATACGGACGCCAAGAAGAATCTTTATGAGATGAACATCGATGAAACTCATCCGCG TATCTTGTCTTTAGCCTGCAGTCCCAGCGGTTCGTCGTTTGTCTGTACAGCGGCAGCTCTTAGTCGATCTGGAAATGGCGAACCTGGATCACGACTTCCTATACCGGTGTCTGGAAAGCTGCTGCTCTGGGACACCAAGACTGTCAAACAGCAG ctCCAGTTCTCTCTAGAACCTGAACCAGTAGCCATTAACTGCACAGCCTTCAACCACAATGGAAACCTGCTCGTGACCGGAGCTGCTGACGGAGTCATCAGACTGTTTG ATATGCAGCGGTATGAGAGCGCTATGAGCTGGAGAGCTCACGACGGAGAAGTTTACAGTGTGGAGTTCAGCTATGACGAAAACACAGTCTTCAGCATCGGAGAAGATGGCaag ttcatCCAGTGGAACATCCATCGGTGTGGGGTGAAGCAGTCAGAGCAGGCTTTACCTCAGGACGCCACCGGGCCCTTCGTCCTGTCAGGGTACAGCGGATACAGACAG gttcaggttcctCGAGGTCGACTCTTTGCCTTCGACTCTGAAGGCCAACACATCCTGACCTGTTCCAGCAATGGAGGACAAATATACAGA CAGACCAACGGGGAGCCGGCTCTGGAGAGTGTGCTGTCGCTAGGCGGGCACAAAGCACCGGTGGTGACGGTTGATTGGTGCTCGGCGGTGGACTGCGGCACCTGCCTGACCGCCTCCATGGACGGGAAGATTAAACTGAGCACGCTCCTGGCACAGAAGTCCTGA
- the lmnb1 gene encoding lamin-B1 isoform X1: MATAAATPTGQRSTTCGSGGGGTPLSPTRITRLQEKHQLRELNDRLAVYIDTVRSLESENDVLHLQINEKEDVRSREVTGLKALYETELADARRCLDESSKERAWLQIELGKIKSEHEQLLQNYSKKDSEAAGAQARLKDLDAQLNSKEAMLATALSENRGLEAVLADLREQLQELDTGLAQAKKHLADEMLLRVDMENRCQSLTEEMVFRKSMLEEESKESRQRYENRLVEVDSGRKEEYEYKLTQALTDMRAQNEEQIKIYKDNMESTYVAKLDDLRRLAEMNGASTNMAREELRESTLRIESLTAQLTGMQKETRGWRDRIMELETALGQEKDKSRKLLADKDRDLAEIQARMQQQLNDYEQLLDVKLALDMEINAYRKLLEGEEERLKLSPSPSARVTVSRASSSSRSVQTTKGKRKRVDVEEQEASSSVSIAHSASATGPICVDEIDTDGKFICLVNSGDEDQAMVGFEMIKTIENATATYKFTPKYVLKAGQKVTVWASDAGVGSKPPTDLVWKNHSSWGSGVDVHVVLINPQGEEVAKRTTTYKTAIEEEFEEDDNGVEAIDDDLYLQQEDPRTAKRGCSIM; the protein is encoded by the exons ATGGCGACCGCGGCTGCAACTCCGACCGGGCAGAGAAGCACCACGTgcggcagcggcggcggcggcacaCCGCTGAGCCCGACCAGGATCACCAGACTGCAGGAGAAACACCAGCTGCGGGAACTCAACGACCGCCTGGCCGTTTACATCGACACAGTCCGCAGCTTGGAGTCTGAGAACGACGTGCTCCACTTGCAAATCAACGAGAAGGAAGACGTGAGGAGCCGGGAGGTGACCGGACTGAAAGCTCTGTACGAGACCGAGCTAGCCGACGCTAGACGCTGTCTGGATGAGTCCTCCAAGGAGCGGGCCTGGCTGCAGATTGAGCTGGGAAAGATCAAATCCGAGCATGAGCAGCTTCTGCAGAA CTACAGCAAAAAGGACTCTGAGGCAGCAGGAGCCCAAGCCAGGCTGAAGGACTTGGATGCGCAGCTGAACTCTAAAGAGGCCATGCTGGCCACAGCGCTGTCTGAGAATAGAGGCCTGGAGGCTGTACTGGCCGACCTGCGAGAACAGCTGCAGGAG cTGGATACAGGTCTCGCTCAGGCCAAGAAACACCTTGCAGATGAGATGCTGCTGCGCGTCGACATGGAAAACCGCTGCCAGAGTCTGACAGAGGAAATGGTCTTTCGCAAGAGCATGCTAGAGGAG GAATCGAAGGAATCCCGGCAGCGGTATGAGAACCGACTGGTGGAGGTGGACTCTGGACGGAAGGAGGAGTATGAATATAAACTGACTCAGGCCCTGACTGACATGAGGGCTCAGAATGAGGAGCAGATCAAGATCTACAAGGACAACATGGAGAGCACCTACGTGGCCAAA CTGGACGACCTGCGTCGGTTGGCTGAGATGAACGGAGCATCGACCAACATGGCCCGCGAGGAGCTCAGAGAGTCCACCTTGAGGATTGAGAGCCTCACTGCCCAGCTGACAGGAATGCAGAAGGAG ACTCGTGGTTGGCGCGATCGTATCATGGAGCTGGAGACAGCGTTGGGTCAGGAGAAAGACAAGAGCCGCAAGCTGCTGGCAGACAAAGACCGCGACTTGGCTGAGATCCAGGCCAGAATGCAGCAACAGCTCAATGACTACGAACAGCTGCTGGATGTTAAACTGGCGCTGGACATGGAGATCAACGCCTACCGCAAACTCCtggagggagaagaagaaag ACTGAAGCTGTCTCCCAGTCCTTCAGCTCGCGTCACGGTGTCTCGAGCCTCGTCCAGCAGCCGCAGCGTGCAGACCACCAAGGGAAAGAGGAAGCGCGTCGATGTGGAGGAACAGGAGGCGAGCAGCTCGGTGTCCATCGCTCATTCTGCCTCGGCCACAGGACCGATCTGCGTCGACGAGATCGACACAGACGGCAAGTTCATCTGCCTCGTCAACAGTGGAGATGAG GATCAGGCGATGGTCGGTTTTGAGATGATTAAGACGATTGAAAATGCTACAGCCACCTACAAGTTCACACCCAAATATGTCCTGAAGGCTGGCCAGAAAGTCACG GTTTGGGCGTCTGATGCTGGTGTGGGCTCCAAACCTCCCACAGACCTTGTGTGGAAGAACCATTCCTCCTGGGGTTCAGGAGTGGACGTCCATGTGGTGCTGATCAACCCTCAGGGAGAG GAAGTGGCAAAGAGAACCACAACATACAAGACCGCAATAGAAGAGGAGTTTGAGGAAGACGATAACGGAGTGGAGGCCATCGACGACGATCTCTACCTCCAGCAG GAGGACCCTCGCACTGCGAAGAGAGGCTGCTCCATCATGTGA
- the lmnb1 gene encoding lamin-B1 isoform X2 produces MDLQPAQVCYSKKDSEAAGAQARLKDLDAQLNSKEAMLATALSENRGLEAVLADLREQLQELDTGLAQAKKHLADEMLLRVDMENRCQSLTEEMVFRKSMLEEESKESRQRYENRLVEVDSGRKEEYEYKLTQALTDMRAQNEEQIKIYKDNMESTYVAKLDDLRRLAEMNGASTNMAREELRESTLRIESLTAQLTGMQKETRGWRDRIMELETALGQEKDKSRKLLADKDRDLAEIQARMQQQLNDYEQLLDVKLALDMEINAYRKLLEGEEERLKLSPSPSARVTVSRASSSSRSVQTTKGKRKRVDVEEQEASSSVSIAHSASATGPICVDEIDTDGKFICLVNSGDEDQAMVGFEMIKTIENATATYKFTPKYVLKAGQKVTVWASDAGVGSKPPTDLVWKNHSSWGSGVDVHVVLINPQGEEVAKRTTTYKTAIEEEFEEDDNGVEAIDDDLYLQQEDPRTAKRGCSIM; encoded by the exons ATGGATCTGCAGCCTGCTCAAGTTTG CTACAGCAAAAAGGACTCTGAGGCAGCAGGAGCCCAAGCCAGGCTGAAGGACTTGGATGCGCAGCTGAACTCTAAAGAGGCCATGCTGGCCACAGCGCTGTCTGAGAATAGAGGCCTGGAGGCTGTACTGGCCGACCTGCGAGAACAGCTGCAGGAG cTGGATACAGGTCTCGCTCAGGCCAAGAAACACCTTGCAGATGAGATGCTGCTGCGCGTCGACATGGAAAACCGCTGCCAGAGTCTGACAGAGGAAATGGTCTTTCGCAAGAGCATGCTAGAGGAG GAATCGAAGGAATCCCGGCAGCGGTATGAGAACCGACTGGTGGAGGTGGACTCTGGACGGAAGGAGGAGTATGAATATAAACTGACTCAGGCCCTGACTGACATGAGGGCTCAGAATGAGGAGCAGATCAAGATCTACAAGGACAACATGGAGAGCACCTACGTGGCCAAA CTGGACGACCTGCGTCGGTTGGCTGAGATGAACGGAGCATCGACCAACATGGCCCGCGAGGAGCTCAGAGAGTCCACCTTGAGGATTGAGAGCCTCACTGCCCAGCTGACAGGAATGCAGAAGGAG ACTCGTGGTTGGCGCGATCGTATCATGGAGCTGGAGACAGCGTTGGGTCAGGAGAAAGACAAGAGCCGCAAGCTGCTGGCAGACAAAGACCGCGACTTGGCTGAGATCCAGGCCAGAATGCAGCAACAGCTCAATGACTACGAACAGCTGCTGGATGTTAAACTGGCGCTGGACATGGAGATCAACGCCTACCGCAAACTCCtggagggagaagaagaaag ACTGAAGCTGTCTCCCAGTCCTTCAGCTCGCGTCACGGTGTCTCGAGCCTCGTCCAGCAGCCGCAGCGTGCAGACCACCAAGGGAAAGAGGAAGCGCGTCGATGTGGAGGAACAGGAGGCGAGCAGCTCGGTGTCCATCGCTCATTCTGCCTCGGCCACAGGACCGATCTGCGTCGACGAGATCGACACAGACGGCAAGTTCATCTGCCTCGTCAACAGTGGAGATGAG GATCAGGCGATGGTCGGTTTTGAGATGATTAAGACGATTGAAAATGCTACAGCCACCTACAAGTTCACACCCAAATATGTCCTGAAGGCTGGCCAGAAAGTCACG GTTTGGGCGTCTGATGCTGGTGTGGGCTCCAAACCTCCCACAGACCTTGTGTGGAAGAACCATTCCTCCTGGGGTTCAGGAGTGGACGTCCATGTGGTGCTGATCAACCCTCAGGGAGAG GAAGTGGCAAAGAGAACCACAACATACAAGACCGCAATAGAAGAGGAGTTTGAGGAAGACGATAACGGAGTGGAGGCCATCGACGACGATCTCTACCTCCAGCAG GAGGACCCTCGCACTGCGAAGAGAGGCTGCTCCATCATGTGA
- the LOC141757829 gene encoding cilia- and flagella-associated protein 53-like, translating to MCSHAGPIEQILLQKERMCSEQHTREEQRSYRQYLSEELQKKKKKEEEETEQLIEEKLKEVWTKREEQGRLQREARDRLMEEVMEARRLQLQHKLDLNMERQAELSSEKDKLDRQMEDMKLMDEDQKRRQKQSSETYRADLEAQMKQQQQLRVEQRAQAEREHQQGLIQQELYDQRKDQILSRPSSHTAAPPHPFRRAEGSRSASGSTSRHRLTQ from the exons ATGTGTTCACATgctgggcccatagagcagatTCTGCTTCAGAAGGAGAGAA tgtgtagtgagcagCATACACGTGAGGAGCAGCGGAGCTACCGTCAGTATCTAtctgaggagctgcagaagaagaagaagaaggaggaggaggagacggagcagCTGATAGAGGAGAAGCTGAAGGAGGTGTGGACTAAAAGAGAGGAGCAGGGCCGGCTGCAGAGAGAGGCCAGAGACAgactgatggaggaggtgatggaggctCGCCGTCTGCAGCTCCAACACAAAC TGGACCTGAACATGGAGAGACAAGCAGAGCTGTCCTCAGAGAAAGACAAgctagacagacagatggaggaCATGAAGCTGATGGACGAGGACCAGAAAAGACG TCAGAAGCAGTCCTCGGAGACGTACCGGGCCGACCTGGAGGCCcagatgaagcagcagcagcagctccgggTGGAGCAGAGAGCTCAGGCTGAGAGGGAACACCAGCAGGGTCTGATCCAGCAGGAGCTGTACGACCAGAGGAAGGACCAGATCCTCTCCAGACCCTCGTCCCACACCGCCGCACCCCCCCATCCATTCAGACGAGCAGAGGGGTCCAGGTCTGCCTCCGGGTCTACCTCCAGACACCGCCTCACACAGTAA
- the LOC141757497 gene encoding uncharacterized protein LOC141757497, translated as MATKPSSKYEHIPYKVLIHSGSPAVYQLIPKKENIGNVERVTLGKKDPNKINKTILLVGETGTGKSTLINALVNYAMGVEWKDDVWFQIVEEEEKKNQSESQTTDVIVYKIFGFEGKTLPYSLTIIDTPGYEDTRRTEEDATIGQRLFQLFCLSGGVHEINAVGLVLKGGENRLSDRLRYIFNSVMSLFGNDMKNIVALITHTCVTPENVLKALKDANFKCAKNKKDQPLYFMFNNCQSTQKTKNNKAALKATWNSTMDQMGQFTAFLKETSPQNLITTVEVLDTRTRLAACIQNLQKRIESTELKETKIKQTLEALETHEEEMKRNVNFTVEVDEPYKDKVPISERRWWALGLNYGGAVTCNVCQENCHNPCPLAWYPEHCEVIKGGCCIVCTGKCPVSVHVKEQWIYESKTRKVKKTLQDLKEKYEQNKEGSESKSSLLENLKKEMEKLQKEKDQLLAESFQHVVKLEQIALNVDSLSTHVHMDFLIEKMKEKGDTEKLQKLEEIKARMEKDKETKAALSYGFGKIKAALMK; from the exons atggcaac GAAACCATCATCCAAATATGAACACATCCCCTACAAAGTTCTGATCCATTCAGGATCTCCTGCTGTCTACCAGCTGATACCAAAGAAAGAGAATATTGGAAATGTAGAGAGAGTGACTCTGGGTAAAAAAGATCCAAACAAGATAAACAAAACCATCTTGCTTGTTGGTGAAACCGGAACAGGAAAGTCTACTCTGATCAACGCTCTGGTCAACTACGCCATGGGAGTGGAGTGGAAGGACGATGTCTGGTTTCAGAtcgtagaggaagaggagaagaaaaatcaATCAGAAAGTCAGACAACAGATGTGATCGTGTACAAGATCTTTGGGTTTGAAGGTAAAACTCTGCCGTACTCTCTGACCATCATCGATACTCCTGGATACGAAGACACCAGAAGGACTGAAGAAGATGCCACCATCGGTCAAAGATTATTTCAGTTGTTCTGCTTAAGCGGCGGAGTTCATGAGATTAATGCAGTGGGTCTGGTGCTGAAAGGAGGTGAGAATCGACTGAGTGACCGACTGAGGTACATCTTTAATTCAGTGATGTCTCTGTTTGGAAACGACATGAAGAACATCGTAGccctcatcacacacacctgtgtgaCACCTGAAAATGTTCTGAAAGCTCTAAAAGATGCAAACTTCAAATGtgccaaaaataaaaaggatCAGCCTCTTTATTTCATGTTCAATAACTGCCAGAGCACTCAGAAAACAAAGAACAATAAGGCTGCTCTAAAAGCTACCTGGAACTCAACAATGGACCAAATGGGTCAATTCACTGCTTTCCTGAAAGAAACGTCACCTCAGAACCTGATAACAACTGTTGAGGTGTTGGATACACGCACCAGACTGGCAGCCTGCATCCAAAACCTGCAAAAGAGGATCGAGTCGACTGAActgaaagagacaaaaataaaacagactcTGGAAGCTCTGGAGACACATgaagaagagatgaagagaaaTGTGAACTTCACAGTAGAAGTTGATGAGCCCTACAAAGATAAAGTACCTATCAGTGAGAGGAGATGGTGGGCGCTTGGGTTAAATTATGGAGGAGCTGTCACCTGTAATGTCTGTCAGGAAAACTGTCACAATCCTTGCCCACTGGCCTGGTACCCAGAACACTGTGAGGTCATTAAAGGTGGCTGCTGCATTGTATGCACCGGGAAGTGTCCGGTATCAGTTCATGTGAAAGAACAGTGGATCTATGAGTCCAAGACAAGGAAAGTTAAAAAGACCCTACAAGATCTGaaagaaaaatatgaacagAACAAGGAAGGAAGTGAGAGCAAGTCGAGCCTTTTGGAAAATCTTAAGAAGGAAATGGAAAAACTTCAGAAAGAAAAGGATCAGTTGTTGGCAGAGTCCTTCCAGCATGTCGTCAAACTGGAGCAGATCGCCCTGAATGTGGACTCACTGTCCACTCACGTCCACATGGACTTCCTGATTGAGAAGATGAAGGAGAAAGGAGACACAGAGAAGCTCCAGAAACTGGAGGAGATTAAAGCTCGAATGGAGAAAGATAAAGAAACCAAAGCAGCGCTGTCGTACGGGTTTGGTAAAATAAAAGCAGCATTAATGAAGTAG